From Leisingera sp. NJS204, one genomic window encodes:
- a CDS encoding acetaldehyde dehydrogenase (acetylating), with the protein MTLRTAIIGSGNIGCDVLCKVQRSALLDCTLFAGRNASSPGLALARARGVPVTDRGAEGLFAALDSFDVVFDATSSAAHQAHAPALEAAGKVVVNLTPAPNGALCVPSLNGDALLKAGNINMITCGGQASIPIAQAMTQANPDINYLEVVSSISAESAGPATRLNLNHYIETTESALRQFTGCSNVKAILNINPAKPNVYMQTAISALAAHHDLAAAKAAIAKAVARLRAAVPGYDVIVEPHVTGDRLFTMVRVTGAGDYLDPSAGNLDIITAAATKMAEAIARAGGRRGAAPAVPQPMESVA; encoded by the coding sequence ATGACCCTGAGAACCGCCATCATCGGCAGCGGAAACATCGGCTGTGACGTGCTGTGCAAGGTGCAGCGTTCGGCGCTGCTGGATTGCACATTGTTTGCCGGGCGCAACGCATCCTCGCCCGGGCTGGCACTGGCGCGTGCGCGGGGCGTTCCGGTAACGGACCGCGGCGCCGAGGGGTTGTTTGCTGCGCTCGACAGTTTTGACGTGGTGTTTGACGCGACATCCTCGGCCGCGCATCAGGCCCATGCGCCGGCGCTGGAGGCGGCAGGCAAAGTGGTGGTCAATCTGACCCCGGCTCCGAACGGGGCGCTTTGCGTGCCGTCACTGAATGGCGATGCGCTGTTGAAGGCCGGCAATATCAATATGATCACCTGCGGCGGTCAGGCCTCGATCCCGATTGCGCAGGCCATGACCCAGGCCAACCCGGATATCAATTATCTTGAGGTGGTCTCGTCAATCAGCGCCGAAAGCGCGGGTCCGGCGACGCGGCTGAACCTCAATCACTATATCGAAACGACCGAAAGCGCGCTGAGGCAGTTCACCGGGTGTTCCAACGTCAAAGCGATCCTGAATATCAACCCGGCCAAGCCCAATGTCTATATGCAGACCGCGATTTCGGCGCTGGCGGCGCATCATGACCTTGCAGCGGCCAAGGCGGCCATCGCCAAGGCGGTGGCGCGGTTGCGGGCGGCGGTGCCGGGTTACGACGTGATTGTCGAGCCGCATGTCACCGGGGACCGGTTGTTCACCATGGTGCGGGTGACCGGTGCCGGTGACTATCTCGATCCATCGGCCGGCAATCTGGACATCATCACGGCGGCGGCCACAAAGATGGCCGAAGCCATTGCCCGTGCTGGAGGCAGGCGGGGCGCAGCCCCGGCGGTGCCGCAACCGATGGAGAGCGTGGCGTGA